In Meleagris gallopavo isolate NT-WF06-2002-E0010 breed Aviagen turkey brand Nicholas breeding stock chromosome 5, Turkey_5.1, whole genome shotgun sequence, a single window of DNA contains:
- the LOC104910981 gene encoding importin-7-like — protein MCLQVAIAALYYNPHLLLNTLENLRFPNNVEPVTNHFITQWLNDVDCFLGLHDRKMCVLGLCALIDLEQIPQVLNQVAGQILPAFILLFNGLKRAYACHAEHENDSDDDDEAEEDEETEELGSDEDDIDEDGQEYLEILAKQAGEDGDDEDWEEDDAEETALEGYSTIIDDEDNPVDEYQIFKTIFQTIQNRNPVWYQTLTQGLNEEQRKQLQDIATLADQRRAAHESKMIEKHGGYKFNAPVVPTSFNFGGPAPGMN, from the exons ATGTGCCTCCAGGTTGCCATAGCTGCTTTGTATTACAATCCTCATCTATTATTAAATACATTGGAAAATCTTCGTTTTCCCAATAATGTGGAGCCTGTCACTAATCACTTCATAACACAATGGCTTAATGATGTGGACTGCTTCTTGGG gCTTCACGACAGAAAAATGTGTGTGCTTGGCTTGTGTGCTCTCATTGATCTGGAGCAAATACCACAGGTTTTAAATCAAGTTGCTGGCCAGATCCTGCCAGCTTTTATCCTTTTATTTAATGGATTAAAAAGAGCTTATGCCTGTCATGCGGAGCATGAAAATGacagtgatgatgatgatgaagcTGAAGAAGATGAGGAAACAG AGGAATTGGGGAGTGATGAAGATGACATTGATGAGGATGGCCAAGAATATCTAGAAATTCTAGCAAAGCAGGCAGGTGAAGATGGAGATGACGAAGACTGGGAAGAAGATGATGCTGAAGAAACTGCTTTGGAAGGGTATTCCACAATTATTGATGATGAAGACAACCCTGTTGATGAATATCagatatttaaaacaatttttcaga caaTTCAGAATCGTAACCCTGTGTGGTACCAAACTTTGACACAGGGCCTTAATgaagaacaaaggaaacaatTGCAGGACATAGCAACTCTGGCAGATCAGAGGCGGGCAGCACAtg aatcCAAAATGATTGAAAAGCATGGAGGATACAAATTCAATGCTCCGGTCGTGCCAACTTCGTTTAATTTTGGAGGCCCTGCCCCAGGAATGAATTGA